Proteins from a genomic interval of Amycolatopsis sp. cg13:
- the fahA gene encoding fumarylacetoacetase: MTWLDLPDGTLFGLDNLPYGVFSHGERTRRAGVAIGDQVLDLSAAAEGESFGRLLGAGVLNPLLAAGPDVWADVRARVREWLSEPRHADRIRPHLVPRNEITSHLPVEVADYVDFYSSEQHALNASRVFSGGDDLVPPNWKHLPIGYHGRAGTVVASGTPVIRPAGQRKPRKAAEPSFGSSTLLDFEAEVGFVVGVGSELGAPVPIDEFPRHVFGVCLVNDWSARDLQGWEMQPLGPFLGKSFATSMSPWLVPLAALEHARVPQPAQDPEPFEYLRGGESWSLDLALEIRINGHLVSSPPFATQYWTAAQQLAHLTVNGASLRTGDLYASGTVTGPAKDQRGSLLELSWGGREPLAVGEETRAFLEDGDEVVITASAPGPDGARIGFGDVRGTVAPAVV; encoded by the coding sequence GTGACCTGGCTCGACCTTCCGGACGGCACCCTCTTCGGTCTCGACAACCTGCCCTACGGCGTCTTCTCGCACGGCGAGCGGACCCGCCGGGCCGGTGTCGCGATCGGAGACCAGGTGCTCGACCTGAGCGCGGCGGCCGAGGGGGAGTCCTTCGGCCGCCTGCTCGGCGCGGGCGTGCTGAACCCGTTGCTCGCCGCCGGCCCGGACGTTTGGGCCGACGTGCGGGCACGGGTCCGCGAATGGCTCAGCGAGCCGCGCCACGCCGACCGGATCCGGCCGCATCTGGTGCCCCGCAACGAAATCACGAGCCATCTGCCGGTGGAGGTCGCGGACTACGTCGACTTCTACTCCAGCGAGCAGCACGCGCTCAACGCCAGCCGGGTCTTCAGCGGCGGGGACGATCTGGTGCCGCCCAACTGGAAACACCTGCCGATCGGGTACCACGGCCGCGCGGGCACGGTCGTCGCGTCGGGCACGCCGGTGATTCGCCCGGCGGGACAACGGAAACCGCGCAAGGCGGCCGAACCGTCCTTCGGCAGCTCCACACTCCTCGACTTCGAGGCCGAGGTCGGCTTCGTCGTCGGCGTGGGATCCGAACTGGGCGCTCCGGTGCCGATCGACGAGTTCCCGCGCCACGTGTTCGGCGTCTGCCTGGTCAACGACTGGTCGGCGCGCGACCTGCAGGGCTGGGAAATGCAGCCGCTCGGGCCGTTCCTCGGCAAATCGTTCGCGACGTCGATGTCGCCGTGGCTGGTCCCGCTCGCCGCGCTGGAGCACGCCCGGGTGCCGCAGCCCGCGCAGGACCCGGAGCCGTTCGAGTACCTGCGCGGCGGCGAGTCGTGGAGTCTCGACCTGGCGCTGGAGATCCGGATCAACGGCCACCTCGTGTCGAGCCCGCCGTTCGCCACGCAGTACTGGACGGCCGCGCAGCAGCTCGCGCACCTCACGGTGAACGGCGCGAGCCTGCGCACCGGCGACCTGTACGCGTCCGGCACGGTCACCGGCCCGGCGAAGGACCAGCGCGGGTCGCTGCTGGAGCTGAGCTGGGGCGGTCGCGAACCGCTCGCGGTCGGCGAGGAGACCCGTGCCTTCCTGGAGGACGGCGACGAGGTCGTCATCACCGCCTCCGCCCCTGGTCCAGACGGTGCCCGGATCGGGTTCGGCGACGTGCGCGGGACGGTGGCTCCCGCTGTGGTGTGA
- a CDS encoding LLM class F420-dependent oxidoreductase, with the protein MRIGTGVSYSGGFAESVADIVELERVGLDIVFVPEAYSFDAVSQLGYLAAKTERVGLMSGIFQIYTRTPSLTAMTAAGLDFVSDGRFTLGLGASGPQVIEGFHGVKYDAPIGRTREIIEICRQVWKRERVVHDGKHYTIPLPADQGTGLGKPLKLINHPVRERIPVVLAALGPKNVALAAEVAEGWQPIFFHPEKAADVWGASLAEGKAKRDPELGELDVFAAPPLAIGDDVEGLLDWVRPVFALYIGGMGARGKNFYNTLACNYGYEAEAKKIQDLYLDGKKEEAAAAVPTELLRATSLVGPAGYVKERLAAFKEAGATTLAVNPLQPGREARVAAVAKLKELLG; encoded by the coding sequence ATGAGGATCGGCACCGGCGTCAGCTACTCGGGCGGGTTCGCCGAAAGCGTCGCGGACATCGTGGAGCTGGAGCGGGTCGGGCTCGACATCGTGTTCGTCCCCGAGGCCTACAGCTTCGACGCGGTGAGCCAGCTCGGCTACCTCGCCGCGAAGACCGAGCGCGTCGGCCTGATGTCGGGCATCTTCCAGATCTACACCCGCACGCCGAGCCTCACCGCGATGACCGCGGCCGGGCTGGACTTCGTGTCCGACGGCCGCTTCACCCTCGGTCTCGGCGCGTCCGGCCCGCAGGTCATCGAGGGTTTCCACGGCGTGAAGTACGACGCGCCGATCGGCCGCACCCGCGAGATCATCGAGATCTGCCGCCAGGTGTGGAAGCGCGAGCGCGTCGTGCACGACGGCAAGCACTACACGATCCCGCTGCCCGCCGACCAGGGAACCGGCCTCGGCAAGCCGCTCAAGCTGATCAACCACCCGGTGCGCGAGCGGATCCCGGTGGTGCTCGCCGCGCTCGGGCCGAAGAACGTCGCCCTCGCCGCCGAGGTCGCCGAGGGCTGGCAGCCGATCTTCTTCCACCCGGAGAAGGCCGCCGACGTCTGGGGCGCCTCGCTGGCCGAGGGCAAGGCCAAGCGCGACCCGGAGCTGGGCGAGCTGGACGTGTTCGCCGCGCCGCCGCTGGCGATCGGGGACGACGTCGAGGGTCTGCTGGACTGGGTGCGTCCGGTGTTCGCGCTGTACATCGGCGGGATGGGCGCGCGCGGCAAGAACTTCTACAACACGCTGGCCTGCAACTACGGCTACGAGGCCGAGGCCAAGAAGATCCAGGACCTGTACCTCGACGGCAAGAAGGAAGAAGCCGCCGCGGCGGTCCCGACGGAGCTGCTGCGCGCCACCTCGCTGGTCGGTCCGGCGGGGTATGTGAAGGAGCGGCTGGCGGCGTTCAAGGAGGCCGGGGCGACGACGCTGGCGGTCAACCCGCTGCAGCCCGGACGCGAGGCGCGAGTGGCCGCCGTCGCCAAGCTGAAAGAGCTGCTCGGATAG
- a CDS encoding Ppx/GppA phosphatase family protein: MRRIEGSAAAVLDVGSFSARLVVLEPGGSPIDPVLTHQTRLRLDRELDDDGRLSECGIAAIAKAVSSGMEFAREHGVKDVFPLATSSIRDAVNSRDAVREVARETGVELRFLSGRREAELTYVGARRWYGASGGPLLALDIGGGTVELSAGAGEQATFARSLPLGARSVTRDWLPAEPPVRSKQVRALRDHVLEEVSAALGDVQAELADHRVVGCSKVLRQLARLAGDRPGKARELHLDDVRAWIPRLSAMPFARRAQLPGISRQRAQQALGGAVVAEALLTVAGGKLTICPWSTRDGLLLTLLDQLTDATGKQRSRPAA; the protein is encoded by the coding sequence GTGCGCAGAATCGAAGGATCCGCCGCCGCGGTGCTGGACGTGGGTTCGTTCAGTGCCCGGCTTGTCGTGCTCGAACCCGGCGGATCCCCGATCGACCCGGTCCTGACGCACCAGACCCGGCTGCGGCTCGACCGCGAACTCGACGACGACGGACGGCTCAGCGAATGCGGCATCGCGGCTATTGCGAAGGCCGTTTCCAGCGGGATGGAATTCGCTCGCGAGCACGGTGTCAAGGACGTGTTTCCGCTGGCCACGTCGTCAATCCGGGACGCGGTCAACTCTCGTGACGCAGTCCGGGAGGTGGCCCGCGAAACCGGTGTCGAGCTGCGGTTCCTCTCCGGCCGTCGCGAGGCGGAACTGACGTACGTCGGCGCGCGCCGCTGGTACGGCGCGTCCGGCGGCCCGCTGCTGGCGCTCGACATCGGCGGCGGCACGGTCGAGCTGTCCGCCGGAGCTGGTGAACAAGCGACATTCGCGCGGTCGCTGCCTCTGGGCGCCCGGTCGGTCACGCGCGACTGGCTGCCCGCCGAACCGCCGGTGCGCAGCAAGCAAGTGCGTGCGCTGCGTGACCACGTGCTGGAGGAAGTCTCCGCCGCTTTGGGCGACGTGCAGGCCGAACTGGCCGATCACCGGGTGGTCGGCTGTTCGAAGGTGCTGCGCCAACTGGCCCGGCTGGCGGGCGACCGCCCAGGCAAGGCCCGCGAACTGCACCTGGACGACGTGCGCGCGTGGATCCCGCGACTGTCGGCGATGCCCTTCGCGCGGCGGGCGCAGCTGCCGGGGATTTCGCGGCAGCGAGCCCAGCAGGCACTCGGCGGCGCGGTGGTCGCGGAGGCGCTGCTGACGGTCGCGGGCGGAAAGCTGACGATCTGCCCGTGGTCGACGCGAGACGGGCTCCTGCTGACGTTGCTGGACCAGCTCACGGACGCGACCGGTAAGCAACGATCGCGTCCGGCCGCGTGA
- a CDS encoding glycoside hydrolase family 65 protein yields the protein MTELGYECSPWELRWRGLDVDALQRTESAFAVSNGHIGLRGTLEEGEPRGLPGTYLNGFYEQHELPYAEGGYGYPEEGQTVVNVTDGKIIRLLVEDEPLDMRYGIATAHDRVLDFRRGTLRRVTEWSSPTGRRVRVTTERLVSFTQRAVAAIRYEVEPLDEDLQLVVQSDLLANEPVESDTRDPRVAAALDAPLVGEFSHAAGYQAVLVHQTRMSGLRVAAAMDHKIEVDDGLRTRIHAEEDLARLTAAVDVPKGGRLRVTKFLAYGWSAQRSAPALRAQVEAALAGARQTGWKGLAAEQRQFLDDFWATSDIEIDGDPELQQAVRFALFHLLQAGARGETRAIAGKGLTGPGYDGHAFWDSETFVLPVLTYTMPDAARDALGWRHSTIDKARERATQLGLRGAAFPWRSINGAECSAYWPAGTAAFHVSADIADAVVRYVNATQDEHFERTCGAELLLETARLWASLGHFDHHGHFRIDGVTGPDEYSAVADNNVYTNLMARKNLLAAADVCRRHPDIAAQFEVDTPEIDSWRAAAEAMALPYDQELGVHPQSEGFLQHDEWDFAATDEDFYPLLLNYPYFDLYRKQVVKQADLVLALHLCGDSFSPEEKARDFAYYEARTVRDSSLSAGTQAVIAAEVGHLQLAYDYLAEAALTDLHDVHNNVRNGLHMASLAGAWQAAVAGFGGLRDYGGQLSFAPRLPDELGGLTFRLAFRETRFQVSIRHGAATYRVLSGPPLDLIHHGERFTVTEEPVELPIPKLDPGPAPVQPIGRAPARRDASKVRQFDRS from the coding sequence GTGACGGAACTCGGTTACGAATGCTCCCCGTGGGAGCTGCGCTGGCGCGGCCTCGACGTGGATGCGTTGCAGCGCACCGAATCCGCCTTCGCGGTGTCGAACGGACACATCGGACTGCGCGGCACGCTCGAGGAAGGCGAACCGCGCGGGCTGCCCGGCACCTACCTCAACGGGTTCTACGAACAGCACGAACTCCCCTACGCCGAGGGCGGTTACGGCTACCCGGAGGAAGGCCAGACCGTCGTCAACGTGACGGACGGCAAGATCATCCGGCTGCTGGTCGAGGACGAGCCGCTGGACATGCGCTACGGCATCGCGACCGCGCACGACCGCGTGCTCGACTTCCGCCGGGGCACACTGCGCCGCGTCACCGAATGGTCCTCCCCCACCGGACGGCGCGTGCGGGTGACCACCGAACGGCTGGTTTCCTTCACCCAGCGAGCGGTCGCCGCGATCCGCTACGAGGTCGAACCGCTCGACGAGGACCTGCAGCTCGTCGTCCAGTCCGACCTGCTGGCCAACGAACCGGTCGAGTCCGACACCCGCGACCCGCGCGTCGCCGCCGCGCTCGACGCGCCGCTGGTCGGCGAGTTCAGCCACGCCGCGGGCTACCAGGCTGTCCTCGTGCACCAGACCCGGATGTCCGGGCTGCGGGTCGCCGCCGCGATGGACCACAAAATCGAGGTCGACGACGGCCTGCGCACCCGCATCCACGCCGAGGAGGACCTCGCCCGGCTCACCGCCGCGGTCGACGTGCCCAAGGGCGGACGGCTGCGGGTCACCAAATTCCTCGCCTACGGCTGGTCCGCGCAACGCTCCGCGCCTGCCTTGCGCGCGCAGGTCGAAGCCGCGCTCGCCGGTGCCCGGCAGACCGGCTGGAAGGGCCTGGCCGCTGAACAGCGCCAGTTCCTCGACGACTTCTGGGCCACTTCGGACATCGAAATCGACGGCGACCCGGAACTCCAGCAGGCCGTCCGGTTCGCGCTTTTCCATCTGCTGCAGGCCGGAGCCCGCGGCGAAACCCGTGCTATCGCCGGAAAAGGCCTCACCGGGCCGGGATACGACGGGCACGCGTTCTGGGACAGCGAGACGTTCGTGCTGCCGGTGCTGACGTACACGATGCCGGACGCCGCCCGCGACGCCCTCGGCTGGCGACACTCCACAATAGACAAAGCGAGAGAACGCGCGACCCAACTCGGCTTGCGTGGCGCGGCTTTCCCGTGGCGGTCCATCAACGGCGCCGAATGCTCGGCGTACTGGCCGGCGGGCACCGCGGCGTTCCACGTCAGCGCGGACATCGCCGATGCCGTCGTGCGGTACGTGAACGCCACCCAGGACGAGCATTTCGAGCGCACCTGCGGCGCGGAACTGCTGCTGGAAACCGCGCGACTGTGGGCGTCTCTCGGGCATTTCGACCACCACGGGCACTTCCGCATCGACGGCGTCACCGGACCCGACGAGTACTCTGCGGTGGCGGACAACAACGTCTACACGAACCTGATGGCGCGCAAGAACTTGCTCGCCGCAGCCGACGTGTGCCGTCGGCATCCGGACATCGCCGCGCAGTTCGAAGTGGACACTCCCGAGATCGATTCCTGGCGCGCCGCGGCGGAAGCGATGGCGCTGCCGTATGACCAGGAACTCGGCGTGCACCCGCAGTCGGAAGGCTTCCTGCAGCACGACGAGTGGGATTTCGCCGCCACCGACGAGGATTTCTACCCGCTGCTGCTGAACTACCCGTACTTCGACCTGTACCGCAAGCAGGTCGTGAAGCAGGCTGACCTCGTGCTGGCTCTACACCTGTGCGGCGATTCGTTCAGCCCGGAGGAAAAAGCCCGCGACTTCGCGTATTACGAAGCGCGGACCGTCCGGGATTCTTCACTGTCCGCGGGCACGCAGGCGGTGATCGCGGCAGAGGTCGGGCACCTTCAGCTCGCGTACGACTACCTCGCCGAAGCCGCGCTGACCGATCTGCACGACGTGCACAACAACGTCCGCAACGGCCTGCACATGGCGTCGCTGGCCGGTGCCTGGCAGGCCGCCGTGGCCGGATTCGGCGGCCTGCGCGATTACGGCGGCCAGCTGTCGTTCGCGCCGCGGCTGCCGGACGAGCTCGGCGGCCTCACGTTCCGTCTCGCCTTCCGCGAAACCCGGTTCCAGGTGTCGATCCGGCACGGCGCGGCGACGTACCGGGTGCTGAGCGGGCCGCCATTGGACCTGATCCACCATGGCGAGCGGTTCACGGTGACTGAGGAGCCGGTGGAGTTGCCGATCCCGAAGCTGGATCCCGGCCCCGCGCCGGTCCAGCCCATTGGGCGGGCGCCGGCGCGACGGGACGCGTCTAAGGTGCGGCAGTTCGACCGCAGCTGA
- a CDS encoding HAD family hydrolase, translating to MIGLPDTITACLFDLDGVLTGTAVLHREAWKRTFDEYLRSRDAANFQEFTDADYATYVDGRPRADGVREFLRSRGIELPEGTPDDAVDAPTVNGIGNRKNELVLKIIDERGVNPYPGSVRYLEEAKRAGLRIAVVTSSANGAKVLDAADLSRFVEARVDGLVIRRDHLKGKPAPDSFLAGAKELGVDPKQAAVFEDAQSGVQAGKAGGFGYVVGVNRENQADALRAHGADVVVDDLADLLEDK from the coding sequence ATGATCGGACTGCCCGACACCATCACCGCCTGCCTCTTCGACCTGGACGGCGTACTGACCGGGACGGCCGTGCTCCACCGCGAGGCGTGGAAACGGACGTTCGACGAATACCTGCGCTCCCGGGACGCCGCCAACTTCCAGGAGTTCACCGACGCCGACTACGCGACCTACGTGGACGGCCGCCCGAGGGCCGACGGCGTACGGGAATTCCTTCGCTCACGCGGAATCGAGCTCCCCGAGGGCACCCCGGACGACGCCGTCGACGCGCCGACCGTGAACGGCATCGGCAATCGCAAGAACGAACTCGTCCTGAAGATCATCGACGAACGCGGCGTAAACCCGTATCCCGGTTCCGTGCGCTACCTGGAAGAAGCGAAGCGTGCCGGGCTGCGGATCGCCGTGGTGACCTCGTCGGCGAACGGCGCCAAGGTCCTCGACGCAGCCGACCTGTCCCGCTTCGTGGAAGCCCGAGTCGACGGCCTGGTCATCCGTCGCGACCACCTGAAAGGCAAGCCAGCTCCCGATTCTTTCCTGGCCGGGGCCAAGGAACTCGGCGTGGACCCGAAGCAGGCCGCGGTGTTCGAGGACGCACAATCCGGCGTCCAAGCGGGCAAAGCCGGCGGTTTCGGTTACGTCGTGGGCGTCAATCGGGAGAACCAGGCAGACGCACTGCGCGCGCACGGCGCCGACGTCGTGGTGGACGACCTCGCCGACCTGCTGGAGGACAAGTGA
- a CDS encoding ROK family protein, translating into MRMINQRAVLDLLRRGGPATRPQVAKDTGLSKPTVSQALLALEAAGLARATGHTSTGTGRSAVLYEADPTAGYVLGLDIGREHIRVAVADLGRTTVARRDVRNTARSGSALISALGKLATDIVAEAGLTNDDIVVRVLGSPGVADPVKRCFRHAPNLPGWGRPGLLDDLEQVLGPELVVENDANLTAVGEWESGAARGASVVGCITIGTGVGMGLMVDGRVFRGATGAAGEIGYLPYGRTHVADEPGEPPARGHLEEATAAQSVVRGARELGLGTARSAREVFRLAREGDELAQRAVSEEADRLAYTVASVAAVIDPELIVLGGGVGTAADLLLEPIDRALRAFTPLTTTVVQGELGDDGVLTGAISVGLRAAERLVFDRRVGAA; encoded by the coding sequence ATGCGCATGATCAACCAGCGGGCGGTGCTCGACCTGTTGCGCCGCGGCGGGCCCGCGACGCGGCCGCAGGTGGCGAAGGACACCGGGCTGTCGAAGCCCACGGTGAGCCAGGCTCTGCTGGCGCTGGAGGCCGCCGGGCTCGCGCGCGCGACCGGGCACACGTCCACCGGCACCGGCCGCTCGGCGGTGCTCTACGAGGCGGACCCGACCGCGGGGTACGTGCTGGGCCTGGACATCGGCCGCGAGCACATCCGGGTCGCGGTCGCCGACCTCGGCCGCACCACGGTCGCCCGGCGCGACGTCCGCAACACGGCCCGCTCCGGCAGCGCGCTGATCTCCGCGCTGGGCAAGCTGGCGACGGACATCGTGGCCGAGGCGGGCCTGACGAACGACGACATCGTGGTCCGCGTGCTGGGCTCCCCCGGCGTCGCGGACCCGGTCAAACGCTGTTTCCGGCACGCGCCGAACCTGCCCGGCTGGGGCCGTCCGGGGCTGCTCGACGACCTGGAGCAGGTGCTCGGGCCGGAACTGGTGGTGGAAAACGACGCGAACCTCACCGCGGTCGGCGAATGGGAAAGCGGCGCCGCGCGCGGAGCTTCGGTGGTCGGCTGCATCACCATCGGCACCGGCGTCGGCATGGGCCTGATGGTCGACGGCCGGGTTTTCCGCGGTGCCACCGGCGCGGCGGGCGAAATCGGCTACCTGCCTTACGGCCGTACGCATGTCGCCGACGAGCCCGGCGAACCGCCCGCACGCGGACACCTGGAGGAGGCCACCGCCGCCCAATCGGTGGTCCGCGGCGCACGCGAACTTGGCCTGGGCACAGCGCGATCGGCGCGCGAAGTCTTCCGCCTCGCCCGCGAGGGTGACGAATTGGCGCAGCGCGCGGTGTCCGAGGAAGCAGACCGGCTCGCGTACACCGTCGCTTCGGTGGCCGCGGTGATCGACCCGGAGCTGATCGTCCTGGGCGGCGGGGTCGGGACGGCGGCGGATCTGCTGCTGGAACCGATCGACCGGGCGCTCCGCGCGTTCACCCCGCTCACAACGACTGTGGTGCAAGGCGAACTCGGCGACGACGGCGTCCTCACCGGCGCGATCAGCGTCGGCCTGCGGGCGGCGGAACGACTGGTGTTCGACCGCCGCGTAGGCGCCGCCTGA
- a CDS encoding carotenoid oxygenase family protein, translated as MTTTDFHLKGHYAPVHDELTAYDLPVTGALPPELNGWYLRNGPNPRQDSAHWFTGDGMVHGVRLENGRAAWYRNRWVRTESFDIPNPALYNADGTRNLRWSVANTHVVNHAGRTLALVESSLPYEITTDLDTVGVYDFDGKLADAMTAHPKICPETGELHFFGYGSITAPHVSYYRADAAGELVLRQPIDVPGLTMMHDFALTRRHVVFFDLPVVFERGTDGGMPFRWSDTYGARLGLLSRERPEGGVRWFEIDPCYVFHTLNAHDTADGRIVVHVVRYEHLSKPGIPDPKGVLWRWTIDPRAGTVTEDLLDDRDGEFPRIDDRLAGLDARFGHVTGRHGPEGPLVLRRYDLHTNAAREHLFPEGHIPGEAVFVPADDRPDGAGWLLTYVYDGPNDRSDLVVLDAQDIEAAPVATVHLPGRVPAGFHGNWLPDA; from the coding sequence ATGACCACCACTGATTTCCACCTCAAAGGCCATTACGCCCCCGTCCACGACGAACTCACCGCCTACGACCTGCCCGTCACCGGAGCGCTGCCGCCGGAACTCAACGGCTGGTACCTGCGCAACGGGCCGAACCCGCGACAGGACAGCGCGCATTGGTTCACCGGCGACGGAATGGTGCACGGCGTCCGGCTCGAAAACGGCCGCGCGGCTTGGTATCGCAACCGCTGGGTGCGCACCGAAAGCTTCGATATCCCGAATCCGGCGCTCTACAACGCCGACGGAACGCGAAACCTGAGATGGAGCGTCGCCAACACCCATGTCGTCAACCACGCGGGACGCACGCTCGCGCTCGTGGAATCCTCGCTGCCGTACGAAATAACCACGGATCTCGACACCGTCGGCGTCTACGATTTCGACGGCAAGCTCGCTGATGCGATGACCGCACATCCCAAGATCTGCCCGGAAACCGGCGAACTGCATTTCTTCGGCTACGGCAGCATCACCGCCCCGCACGTGAGCTATTACCGTGCCGACGCCGCCGGGGAACTCGTGCTGCGGCAGCCGATCGACGTGCCCGGCCTGACGATGATGCATGATTTCGCACTCACCCGGCGGCACGTCGTGTTCTTCGACCTGCCAGTGGTGTTCGAGCGCGGAACCGACGGCGGCATGCCGTTCCGCTGGAGCGACACGTACGGCGCGCGCCTCGGTCTGCTCAGCCGCGAGCGCCCGGAGGGCGGCGTGCGCTGGTTCGAGATCGACCCCTGCTACGTCTTCCACACCCTCAACGCGCACGACACCGCCGACGGCCGGATCGTGGTGCACGTCGTGCGGTACGAGCATCTGTCCAAGCCGGGCATCCCGGATCCGAAGGGCGTGCTGTGGCGGTGGACGATCGACCCGCGCGCGGGCACGGTGACCGAAGATCTGCTCGACGACCGCGACGGCGAGTTTCCCCGCATCGACGACCGGCTCGCCGGGCTCGACGCCCGGTTCGGGCACGTCACCGGACGGCACGGTCCGGAAGGTCCGCTCGTGCTCCGCCGCTATGACCTGCACACCAACGCCGCGCGCGAGCATCTGTTCCCGGAGGGACACATCCCCGGCGAGGCGGTGTTCGTCCCGGCCGACGATCGTCCGGACGGGGCGGGCTGGCTGCTCACCTACGTCTACGACGGACCGAACGACCGCAGCGACCTGGTGGTGCTCGACGCGCAGGACATCGAAGCGGCCCCGGTCGCGACGGTCCATCTGCCGGGCCGCGTGCCAGCCGGGTTCCACGGCAATTGGCTGCCCGACGCCTGA
- a CDS encoding PadR family transcriptional regulator, which translates to MTLRHAVLGLLASAPGSGYDLLKRFETAMSSVWTATQSQLYGELGKLEDADLIEVSAEGPRGRKEYAITDAGRSELRKWLLEERPPAARRNEMLLRVYFLGEVTPEEARGFLGRHGAFAKGLVDELATLEASVDWDDSDPSLYGRLALEWGKRYAAMERDWAKWAAETIRAARG; encoded by the coding sequence ATGACCTTGCGACACGCGGTGCTGGGGCTGCTCGCCAGCGCTCCCGGAAGCGGCTACGACCTGCTGAAACGCTTCGAAACGGCGATGTCGAGCGTCTGGACGGCCACGCAGAGCCAGCTGTACGGGGAACTGGGCAAGCTGGAGGACGCCGACCTGATCGAGGTGTCCGCCGAGGGGCCGCGCGGACGCAAGGAGTATGCGATCACCGACGCCGGACGGTCGGAATTGCGCAAGTGGCTGCTGGAGGAGCGGCCGCCTGCTGCGCGGCGGAACGAGATGCTGCTGCGGGTGTACTTCCTCGGCGAGGTCACGCCGGAGGAGGCGCGGGGGTTCCTTGGCAGGCACGGCGCCTTCGCGAAGGGACTGGTCGACGAGCTGGCGACGCTGGAAGCCTCGGTCGATTGGGATGACAGCGATCCGTCGCTTTACGGCCGCCTGGCCCTGGAATGGGGCAAGCGATACGCGGCGATGGAACGGGATTGGGCGAAGTGGGCGGCGGAGACGATCCGCGCGGCCCGGGGCTGA
- a CDS encoding NUDIX domain-containing protein has translation MGGGDDPRGPGLIMTGNPASHCGDDAVFAADLRDEGEPEAEFNPGIAARFPRKNAAAGVLARDEHGRILFVSPTYKPFLEIPGGLVEDDESPLAACRREVREELGIDVPVGRLLVVDWLPTHGVWRDSLQFIFDGGVLSREQIGAIRLASDEVSRFEFLGLEVARPQLRPSKARRISLAHQAFLAGETVYGEFGRRLG, from the coding sequence GTGGGCGGCGGAGACGATCCGCGCGGCCCGGGGCTGATCATGACCGGCAACCCGGCCAGCCACTGCGGCGACGATGCCGTTTTCGCGGCCGATCTTCGGGACGAGGGCGAGCCGGAAGCCGAGTTCAATCCCGGCATCGCCGCCCGGTTTCCGCGCAAGAACGCGGCCGCCGGAGTGCTCGCGCGAGACGAACACGGTCGGATCCTGTTCGTCTCTCCGACCTACAAGCCGTTCCTGGAGATTCCGGGCGGCCTGGTCGAAGACGACGAGTCACCGCTGGCGGCGTGTCGTCGCGAGGTCCGCGAAGAACTCGGCATCGACGTGCCGGTCGGACGCCTGCTCGTCGTCGATTGGCTGCCCACGCACGGCGTCTGGCGGGACAGCCTGCAGTTCATCTTCGACGGCGGTGTGCTGAGCCGCGAGCAGATCGGCGCCATCCGTCTGGCCTCGGACGAAGTGAGCCGGTTCGAGTTCCTCGGCCTTGAGGTCGCGCGGCCCCAATTGCGGCCGTCGAAGGCGCGGCGAATTTCCCTGGCGCACCAAGCGTTTCTGGCCGGCGAGACGGTCTACGGCGAGTTCGGCCGGAGGCTCGGGTAG